A region of Allocoleopsis franciscana PCC 7113 DNA encodes the following proteins:
- a CDS encoding RNA-guided endonuclease InsQ/TnpB family protein, whose protein sequence is MLTLTYRYRIYPNAEQQVQMLEWLETCRRVYNYAVRERKDWIKSRKCDVNVCSVQSEYIIAADAPYPDYYKQKKALTEAKKSSPQMKAVYSQTLQDVIGTLDSAFAFMKHRGYGFPRFKKFGQFKSFLFPQMSNDAIQGNQIKLPKIGLVTINLHRPIPDGFKLKTTRIVRKASGWYAMLTLQLDVQIPDVVPHGQAIGIDVGLEYFLSTSDGEQVSRPRFFNRLHRKLELLQRRLKNQKKGSKNRRKLNQKIGRVHEQIANCRRDFHLKLAHKLCDRAGMIFVEDLDFRIMAKGMLGKHGLDAALGQFVNQVLPWVCWKRDVYYGKVDANGTSQECPDCGASVKKDLSVRIHHCPECGSTKSRDIASSQVIVKRGLTAVGQTVEEIACGGDGTGATMPIYHPLKQELLGAIQGSPRWNA, encoded by the coding sequence ATGCTGACATTAACTTACCGCTATCGTATTTACCCAAACGCCGAACAACAAGTCCAGATGCTCGAATGGCTGGAAACTTGTCGGCGCGTCTATAACTATGCGGTAAGGGAACGCAAAGATTGGATAAAGTCCAGGAAATGCGATGTTAATGTCTGCTCTGTCCAGTCCGAGTACATCATCGCCGCAGATGCGCCATATCCTGACTACTACAAACAGAAAAAGGCGTTAACTGAGGCGAAGAAGTCCAGTCCACAGATGAAAGCCGTATACTCTCAAACACTTCAAGATGTCATTGGCACACTTGACTCTGCTTTTGCATTCATGAAACACAGAGGATACGGTTTTCCGCGTTTTAAGAAGTTTGGGCAGTTCAAATCATTCTTGTTCCCTCAAATGAGCAACGACGCCATTCAAGGGAACCAGATTAAACTGCCCAAGATTGGACTAGTCACTATCAATCTGCATCGACCGATACCAGATGGCTTCAAACTGAAAACAACTCGAATCGTCCGTAAGGCATCTGGCTGGTATGCCATGTTAACATTGCAGCTTGACGTGCAGATTCCTGATGTTGTGCCCCACGGGCAAGCAATTGGGATAGATGTAGGACTGGAGTACTTCCTATCTACTTCGGATGGCGAACAAGTTTCACGTCCCCGCTTTTTCAACAGACTGCACAGGAAGCTGGAATTGCTCCAACGCAGGCTAAAGAATCAGAAGAAAGGGTCGAAGAATCGTCGCAAACTCAATCAGAAGATAGGTAGAGTTCACGAACAAATTGCCAATTGTAGACGTGACTTTCACCTAAAACTAGCTCATAAGTTGTGTGACCGAGCTGGCATGATATTTGTGGAAGATTTGGACTTCCGCATCATGGCTAAAGGTATGCTGGGAAAACACGGCTTGGATGCTGCCCTAGGGCAATTTGTGAATCAAGTTTTACCTTGGGTCTGTTGGAAACGGGATGTTTATTACGGCAAAGTTGATGCCAATGGTACATCTCAAGAATGCCCTGATTGTGGAGCATCTGTTAAAAAAGACCTGAGTGTAAGGATTCATCATTGTCCTGAGTGTGGCTCAACTAAATCTAGAGATATTGCCAGTTCTCAAGTGATAGTTAAACGTGGTCTTACTGCCGTTGGACAAACGGTAGAGGAAATTGCCTGTGGAGGGGACGGGACGGGGGCAACAATGCCTATTTACCACCCGTTGAAGCAGGAACTTCTTGGAGCGATTCAAGGAAGCCCGCGCTGGAATGCCTAG
- the lpxD gene encoding UDP-3-O-(3-hydroxymyristoyl)glucosamine N-acyltransferase: MKFSEIVEKLSGAAQCNSLTTHPNLNPEIASIVPIEDTSPGTMSYIEGAKFAAWVGKTAASALVLPLNEALQAQATERGIAWIAASEPRLLFAQAIALFYQPFHPAPDIHPTAVIHPSAEIGKDVYIGAHVVIQPGVKIGNGVCIHPNVVIYPEAQIGDRTILHANCTIHERTRLGTDCVIHSGAVIGAEGFGFVPVAEGWFKMPQSGCTVLEDGVEVGCNTSIDRPAVGETRVGRNTKIDNLVQIGHGCQIGANCALAGQSGMAGGVKVGNRVILAGQSGIANQAKIGDGAIASAKAGIHNDVEPGAIVSGIPALPHKHFLKVAAVYSRLPELYQTIKQLQRRLEEKK, encoded by the coding sequence ATGAAGTTTAGCGAAATTGTTGAAAAACTAAGCGGTGCGGCTCAGTGCAATAGCCTAACAACCCATCCCAACCTTAATCCAGAAATTGCCAGTATTGTACCGATTGAAGACACCTCCCCTGGTACGATGAGTTACATCGAGGGAGCAAAATTTGCCGCTTGGGTGGGGAAAACGGCGGCGAGTGCCTTGGTTTTGCCGTTGAATGAAGCGTTACAGGCACAAGCAACGGAAAGAGGGATTGCTTGGATTGCCGCTTCTGAACCAAGATTGTTATTCGCCCAAGCGATCGCACTTTTTTACCAACCCTTCCACCCCGCACCGGACATTCATCCTACGGCTGTGATTCATCCTTCAGCGGAGATTGGCAAAGATGTTTACATCGGTGCTCATGTTGTGATTCAACCGGGAGTAAAAATTGGTAATGGGGTGTGTATTCATCCCAATGTCGTAATTTATCCAGAGGCGCAAATTGGCGATCGCACAATCTTACACGCGAACTGTACCATCCACGAACGAACTCGCCTGGGTACCGATTGTGTCATCCATAGCGGTGCAGTAATTGGTGCGGAAGGGTTTGGTTTTGTACCTGTCGCTGAAGGCTGGTTCAAAATGCCCCAGTCTGGCTGTACTGTACTGGAAGATGGGGTAGAAGTGGGTTGCAATACCAGCATAGACCGCCCCGCCGTTGGCGAAACGCGAGTCGGTCGGAATACGAAGATTGACAACTTGGTACAAATTGGTCATGGTTGCCAAATTGGCGCAAACTGTGCATTAGCAGGGCAATCCGGGATGGCGGGTGGCGTTAAAGTGGGCAATCGCGTGATTCTCGCCGGTCAATCCGGAATTGCCAATCAAGCGAAAATTGGAGATGGTGCGATCGCCAGTGCCAAAGCCGGTATCCATAATGATGTCGAACCTGGAGCGATCGTCAGTGGCATTCCCGCCCTACCTCACAAACACTTTCTCAAAGTTGCCGCTGTCTATAGCCGTCTGCCGGAACTTTATCAAACCATAAAGCAGCTACAGCGACGCTTAGAGGAGAAGAAATAA